From the genome of Danio aesculapii chromosome 16, fDanAes4.1, whole genome shotgun sequence, one region includes:
- the ifnlr1 gene encoding interferon lambda receptor 1, whose product MWPLGTAMFLLCCAGCWCQNCNLTKPYFKSQNFFSVLHWDPVDLPGQTALYSVQYSPYGSPRQLVPWCQNISSPVCDLTDVMSEVMTQVTITYKAIVYAGARCLGEVKFFPFKETTLAAPQLTVTSNQTHLNVTLSKPRVPWNRSIESMKYWADYSDVNRYPVKYIVRLTHPGSQEYFSRTSPSVLIELLWKDVEYCGEVFYSLTHPGWFRPSENSTFCLTVSAPNPLLHILMWPSVLAALLMVFLSVMLCHRFVKRKRSLPKALMLPENNSPPFWSDPKDNISKVEMWSGMFFGINPDPQTPSLTPQKSEITVKDNAYASQEPYRCQQDGPIQNSREPSENYSLCLPARMPKESFNSSDSFSPESDSPKMIHSDTSESLNNSDSFTPRSDSVKLIQSDTNESFNNSESHSPDSDLVELIHLETNESFNSSDSFIPETDSVELIHSDAECKTLVVPARPDKNGALQFHELFFQNESFPDESAERMPLLNDLIHNDSSYLPEQVSNTVTSNYRQNWVPGLLPDGHEEKRTYIMRTETTEDLHEAEEDFRESEESRIGVVFLDRCLLEIQGLSLS is encoded by the exons gtATGGCAGTCCTCGTCAGCTAGTTCCATGGTGCCAGAACATCTCATCTCCAGTGTGTGATCTGACTGATGTGATGAGCGAAGTGATGACTCAAGTGACCATCACATATAAAGCCATCGTCTATGCAGGCGCACGGTGTCTGGGTGAAGTGAAGTTCTTTCCATTTAAAGAAA CCACATTAGCGGCACCGCAGCTGACCGTCACCTCAAACCAAACCCATCTGAATGTGACTCTTTCTAAGCCAAGGGTTCCCTGGAATCGCTCCATTGAGAGCATGAAGTATTGGGCGGACTACAGTGATGTGAACAGATACCCTGTTAAATACATTGTTCGTCTGACACATCCCGGATCACAG GAATATTTTAGCAGGACGTCTCCTTCAGTGTTGATCGAGCTGCTGTGGAAAGATGTTGAGTATTGTGGCGAAGTGTTTTATTCTCTCACTCATCCCGGCTGGTTCAGACCCAGTGAAAACAGCACCTTCTGTCTCACCGTCTCAG CACCTAATCCCTTGCTCCATATCTTAATGTGGCCCAGTGTGCTGGCTGCGCTGCTGATGGTCTTCCTATCTGTCATGCTCTGCCATCGCTTTGTAAAAAGAAAGCGCTCCTTACCGAAAGCTCTG ATGCTGCCAGAAAACAACAGTCCACCATTTTGGTCCGATCCCAAAGACAACATATCAAAAGTGGAAATGTGGTCTGGAATGTTTTTTGGGATTAATCCGGATCCACAAACTCCATCTTTAACTCCACAAAAGTCTGAGATCACTGTTAAAGATAATGCATATGCATCCCAGGAGCCTTATAGATGCCAACAGGACGGGCCGATTCAGAATAGCAGAGAGCCATCAGAGAACTACAGCCTCTGTTTACCCGCTCGGATGCCAAAAGAATCATTTAACAGCTCTGATTCATTCAGTCCGGAGTCTGATTCAcctaaaatgattcattcagacacCAGTGAATCATTAAACAACTCTGATTCGTTCACTCCAAGGTCTGATTCTGTTAAATTGATTCAATCAGACACCAATGAATCATTTAACAACTCTGAATCACACAGTCCAGATTCTGATTTAGTTGAATTGATTCATTTGGAAACCAATGAATCATTTAACAGCTCTGATTCATTCATTCCAGAGACTGATTCAGTTGAATTGATTCATTCAGACGCCGAATGCAAGACTCTTGTGGTTCCAGCGAGGCCTGATAAGAATGGTGCATTACAGTTTCACGAGCTTTTCTTTCAAAATGAATCTTTTCCAGATGAATCAGCTGAACGCATGCCTTTATTAAATGATCTCATTCATAATGATTCCTCTTACCTGCCTGAACAGGTTTCTAATACAGTAACGTCAAACTACAGGCAGAATTGGGTGCCTGGACTTCTTCCGGATGGACACGAAGAGAAAAGGACTTATATAATGAGGACAGAAACGACTGAGGATTTGCATGAAGCTGAGGAGGACTTCAGAGAGTCAGAGGAGTCTCGAATCGGGGTGGTTTTCCTGGACAGGTGTTTGCTGGAGATTCAGGGTTTGTCTCTGTCGTGA